The sequence GATGCCGGTGACGACGGCGTTCGCGGGCCGCTCGGACTCGACGAACTCGAGGAGGCCCGACAACACTTCGTCGCCGGGCGCCAGGCGCACTTCCGCCACTCGGCCGACGCGCCCGAGATCGGTGACCGCGAGCCCCGGCGCGAGGCCCGGCTCGGGCTCGTTCTCGCCGAGCGCGAAATACTCCGCGTTCGCGTCGTTCTGCGCCGCGCATTCAGCGGCCGGCAGCCCGGCGGCCAGCACGGCGAAGGCAAGCGCCGCGACGGGGATGCGTGAGGTCATGCAGACGGGGATGCGTGAGGTCATGCCGGACATGGTTCGCCTCCTGAACGCTTCTAGCTCTCGGGTCGCCTGCTTCCTTGCGCCGCGAGCCGCAGCACCGCA is a genomic window of Gammaproteobacteria bacterium containing:
- a CDS encoding DUF296 domain-containing protein, which translates into the protein MTSRIPVCMTSRIPVAALAFAVLAAGLPAAECAAQNDANAEYFALGENEPEPGLAPGLAVTDLGRVGRVAEVRLAPGDEVLSGLLEFVESERPANAVVTGIGGFESAVFAWYDPERRAFKRIPLDMKSEVVAFTGALSYQDGTPRVHVHAVVSLSDGTTRAGHLVSAIVAPIMQIFVLETVAED